In Deltaproteobacteria bacterium, a single genomic region encodes these proteins:
- a CDS encoding AAA family ATPase, with amino-acid sequence MRCSACQHENREEAKFCEACGNTLELACPSCGNRARVGAAFCDTCGASLKAKAKGKNQSLTPNPQPPLGERRQLTVMFCDLVGSTALSSRMDPEEWRTVVQDYQHVCGEVIRRFDGHVAQYLGDGLLVYFGYPAAHEDDVQRAVRAGLEIIAALQRRVPSPLGGEGQGEGEKNNAVHTPHPDLPPQGGKGPRRLQVRIGIHTGLVVIGEIGDGEKREQLALGATPNLAARLQGVAEPDTVVVSAVTYRLIEGLFDSQDLGSLALKGIVMPTQVYRITGEGERRSRLEVAAMRGLTPLVGREEETALLFNRWEHAKAGEGQVVLLSGEAGIGKSRLTQVLKDHIAQAPHARIEWRCSPYHQNSALYPVIEQLQHLLQFGRDDSSEEKFRKLENILKRRGEVTSPLQEVEPLLAALLSLPLPDHYPPLNLTPQRQKQKTLEALLAWLLHEAQHQPVLVVVEDLHWVDPSTLELLSLLIDQVPSAQVLVVLTFRPNFTPPWSMTAHLTQLMLSRLDRKQVAMMVEKVASGKTLPPEIIQQIVEKTDGVPLFVEELTKAVLESGDVGARRAVPLQTIPATLHDSLMARLDHLSSAKEIAQLGATLGREFSYELIHAVSPRGEKDLQQALAKLVESELLYRRDQPLTAPYTFKHALVQDTAYQSLLKSTRQQMHQRIAQVLEEQFSETKEAQPELLAHHCTEAGLIAQAIPYWQRAGEKAAERLANIEAISHVRKGLALLQTLPATAEHIEQELTLQMLLNVALMVTKGFGAPEAVEVQVRMQTLCQQVGETPQVFRALPQLRGMYFARGEIDTARTLAEQYLALAQRLQFPILLVWASYGIGETLLFSGEVASARVHLEQGIAAYDPEQVRAFFVRTAQDPGVACLSHAAAALWYLGFPDQAFERIRQAHTLAYSLAHPFSVAWTLCYLASHHQLRRDEHLVQEQAEAAIQLAQEQGFPFWIARAETFRGWALAQQGQGVEGIAQIRRGMDAYRAQGVELYRPQSLALIAEAYGQVGQGEEGLKVLAEALEVIHKTEVRLFEAEVHRLKGELTLQQEGCRLQAAGYREKTEEAEECFRKAIAVAQKQQAKSLELRAVMSLARLWQQQGKQAEARNMLVEIYGWFTEGFDTKDLQEAKALLEELSH; translated from the coding sequence ATGCGCTGTTCCGCTTGCCAGCATGAGAATCGCGAAGAAGCGAAGTTTTGTGAAGCCTGTGGCAACACGCTTGAGCTTGCCTGTCCGTCGTGCGGCAACCGAGCGCGTGTGGGAGCAGCGTTTTGCGATACGTGTGGCGCGTCGCTCAAAGCCAAGGCAAAAGGCAAAAACCAATCCCTAACCCCCAATCCCCAACCCCCATTGGGCGAGCGTCGGCAACTCACGGTCATGTTTTGCGATCTGGTCGGCTCGACCGCGTTGTCGTCGCGGATGGACCCGGAAGAGTGGCGCACGGTTGTCCAGGACTATCAGCACGTCTGTGGTGAGGTGATTCGCCGGTTCGATGGGCACGTGGCGCAATATCTTGGCGATGGCTTGCTCGTGTACTTCGGTTATCCAGCCGCTCATGAGGATGATGTGCAGCGGGCGGTGCGCGCGGGGTTGGAGATAATTGCAGCGTTACAGAGACGGGTTCCCTCTCCCCTTGGGGGAGAGGGACAGGGTGAGGGGGAGAAGAACAATGCGGTCCATACCCCCCATCCTGACCTTCCCCCGCAAGGGGGGAAGGGACCACGGAGACTCCAAGTACGCATCGGCATTCATACCGGCCTCGTCGTCATCGGCGAAATCGGCGACGGCGAAAAACGAGAGCAGCTCGCGCTGGGCGCAACCCCCAATCTTGCCGCTCGTCTGCAAGGCGTCGCCGAGCCTGACACGGTCGTCGTCAGTGCGGTGACGTACCGGCTCATCGAAGGATTATTCGACAGTCAGGACCTCGGTTCCTTGGCGTTGAAAGGGATCGTAATGCCAACGCAGGTATACCGGATCACCGGCGAGGGCGAGCGGCGCAGTCGTCTTGAGGTTGCGGCGATGCGCGGTCTGACGCCGCTAGTCGGCAGGGAAGAAGAAACCGCACTGCTCTTCAACCGGTGGGAGCACGCCAAAGCTGGCGAAGGTCAGGTCGTACTACTGAGCGGCGAAGCGGGCATCGGCAAGTCACGCCTCACCCAAGTGCTCAAGGATCATATTGCCCAAGCGCCGCATGCTCGTATCGAGTGGCGCTGTTCGCCGTATCATCAGAACAGCGCCCTGTATCCGGTGATTGAGCAGTTGCAGCACCTCCTGCAATTTGGCCGCGACGATTCGTCAGAAGAGAAATTTCGCAAGTTAGAGAATATCCTGAAACGTAGGGGCGAGGTCACCTCGCCCCTACAAGAGGTCGAGCCTTTATTGGCGGCCCTGCTCTCCCTTCCTCTGCCCGACCACTACCCGCCGCTCAATTTGACTCCGCAACGACAAAAGCAGAAGACGCTCGAAGCATTGCTCGCGTGGCTGTTACATGAGGCCCAACATCAGCCTGTCCTGGTTGTCGTCGAAGATCTGCACTGGGTAGATCCCTCTACGTTGGAACTGCTGAGCTTGTTGATCGATCAGGTCCCGTCAGCGCAGGTGCTGGTCGTGTTGACGTTTCGTCCGAACTTTACGCCACCGTGGTCAATGACGGCGCATCTGACGCAACTCATGCTCAGCCGCTTGGATAGGAAGCAAGTAGCGATGATGGTAGAGAAGGTGGCCAGCGGGAAAACGCTTCCTCCTGAGATCATCCAACAGATTGTGGAGAAGACCGATGGCGTACCATTGTTTGTCGAAGAATTGACCAAAGCTGTGCTCGAATCCGGGGACGTAGGGGCACGGCGCGCCGTGCCCCTACAAACCATTCCCGCGACACTGCATGACTCGCTCATGGCTCGGCTCGATCACCTGAGCAGTGCGAAAGAGATTGCCCAACTCGGCGCGACGCTGGGGCGAGAATTCTCCTATGAGTTGATTCATGCTGTTTCTCCAAGGGGCGAGAAAGACCTGCAACAGGCACTTGCCAAACTTGTCGAATCCGAACTGCTGTACCGACGCGACCAGCCGCTGACAGCACCCTACACGTTCAAGCATGCCCTCGTGCAAGATACGGCCTATCAATCGTTGCTCAAGAGCACGCGACAACAGATGCACCAACGGATTGCGCAAGTATTGGAAGAGCAGTTTTCAGAGACGAAAGAAGCCCAACCTGAGCTGCTAGCCCATCACTGCACTGAGGCAGGCCTGATCGCGCAAGCCATTCCTTATTGGCAGCGGGCAGGTGAGAAAGCTGCTGAACGCTTAGCGAATATCGAAGCGATTAGTCACGTCAGGAAGGGCTTGGCCTTGCTCCAGACTTTACCCGCGACCGCCGAACACATCGAACAAGAGCTGACTCTGCAGATGCTCCTCAACGTTGCATTGATGGTGACGAAAGGCTTCGGGGCACCAGAAGCAGTTGAGGTTCAAGTCCGCATGCAAACCTTGTGTCAACAGGTTGGCGAGACGCCGCAGGTGTTTCGCGCCTTACCGCAGTTGCGTGGGATGTATTTCGCACGTGGAGAGATCGACACAGCGCGCACGTTGGCTGAGCAATATCTGGCTTTGGCGCAACGCTTGCAATTTCCCATCCTCCTCGTCTGGGCCTCCTATGGGATTGGGGAGACTTTGTTATTTTCTGGAGAGGTGGCATCTGCCCGTGTTCATCTTGAACAGGGCATTGCGGCCTATGACCCCGAACAGGTGCGAGCCTTTTTCGTTCGCACCGCGCAAGATCCTGGGGTGGCATGTCTTTCTCATGCAGCGGCCGCTTTGTGGTATTTGGGCTTTCCAGACCAAGCGTTTGAGCGGATTCGCCAAGCACACACGTTAGCGTACTCGCTCGCGCATCCCTTCAGCGTGGCGTGGACACTGTGCTACCTCGCTTCCCATCATCAACTCCGTCGCGACGAGCATTTGGTTCAGGAACAGGCAGAGGCGGCGATTCAGCTCGCGCAGGAGCAGGGGTTTCCCTTTTGGATCGCGCGGGCCGAGACATTTCGCGGCTGGGCACTTGCTCAACAAGGGCAGGGCGTGGAGGGAATTGCCCAGATCCGCCGTGGGATGGATGCCTACCGGGCCCAGGGCGTGGAGTTATATCGGCCTCAGTCCCTTGCCTTGATCGCCGAAGCGTACGGACAGGTAGGACAAGGGGAAGAAGGGCTTAAGGTATTAGCCGAGGCGCTAGAGGTAATCCACAAAACGGAGGTACGACTATTCGAGGCCGAAGTGCATCGGCTCAAAGGCGAACTGACGCTGCAACAGGAAGGCTGTAGGCTTCAGGCTGCAGGCTACAGGGAAAAGACAGAAGAGGCGGAAGAGTGTTTCCGGAAGGCCATTGCCGTTGCTCAAAAGCAGCAAGCAAAATCCCTGGAACTCCGCGCGGTGATGAGCCTCGCGCGATTGTGGCAGCAGCAGGGCAAACAAGCCGAAGCACGTAACATGTTAGTGGAGATTTACGGTTGGTTTACCGAAGGGTTCGATACCAAGGATTTGCAAGAGGCGAAGGCGCTGTTAGAAGAATTGAGTCATTGA